GCGGGCCGCTCTCGCCCGATCAGACGACTTACGCGGATGCGCTCGCGACGCTCTCGGAGTTCGGCGTCGACGCGCCCGACGCGGTCCTGGCGCATCTCCGCGCCGGCGCCGCCGGCGAGATCGACGAGACGCCCGGCGCCGACGACCCGGCGTTCGATCACGCCTCGGTCCACGTCCTCGCCGACAACTTCACCGCGCTCGCGGCCGCCCGCGACGCCTGCCGCAAGGCGGGGTACGGGACGCTCGTGCTCTCGTCGTCCGTGCGCGGCGAGGCGCGCGAGGCCGCGAAGACCCACGCCGCGATCGCCGAGGAGGTCCGGCGGACCGGCAATCCGGCCGAGCCCCCGCTGGCGGTCCTCTCCGGCGGGGAGGCGACGGTGACCGTCCGGGGCGACGGACGGGGCGGGCCGAACCAGGAGTTCGCGCTCGCCGCCGCGATCGAGTTCGCCGCTGGAGACGCGGGCGAGGCGGTCCTCTGTGCGGTCGACACCGACGGGATCGACGGCCCGACCGACGCGGCCGGCGCCCTCGTCTCCCGCGAGACCGTCGACGACGTCCGGCGCGCCCGCTCGCTGCTCGCCGACAACGACGTCGCCGAGTACCTCGACGAGCGGGACGCGCTCGTCCGGACGGGCCCGACGGGCACCAACGTCAACGACCTGCGCGTGCTGTTGCTTCCGGAATGAGGTAGCGGCACTTCCGAGGGCTA
This is a stretch of genomic DNA from Halobellus sp. MBLA0158. It encodes these proteins:
- a CDS encoding glycerate kinase type-2 family protein yields the protein MTDARDRDGATPAETAREAVRAGIAAARPETVLGEAVDVTDGRLRVADETYDLDDYEELFVLGGGNAAGRAASHLAESLGEALDGGIVVTDDPAPAGPIDVVAGTHPVPDEANVAGARRILDAAADADEDTLVLAPITGGGSALLAAPVDGVSLAELRALTEALVRSGAPIDRINAVRKHVSEVKGGRLARALAPATTVGLVFSDVTSGDPSVVASGPLSPDQTTYADALATLSEFGVDAPDAVLAHLRAGAAGEIDETPGADDPAFDHASVHVLADNFTALAAARDACRKAGYGTLVLSSSVRGEAREAAKTHAAIAEEVRRTGNPAEPPLAVLSGGEATVTVRGDGRGGPNQEFALAAAIEFAAGDAGEAVLCAVDTDGIDGPTDAAGALVSRETVDDVRRARSLLADNDVAEYLDERDALVRTGPTGTNVNDLRVLLLPE